The Bubalus bubalis isolate 160015118507 breed Murrah chromosome 18, NDDB_SH_1, whole genome shotgun sequence genome contains a region encoding:
- the GAS8 gene encoding dynein regulatory complex subunit 4 isoform X2 produces the protein MVLETSRGTLQSLPGDGASWEGRALWFVGPDRRETTTMAPKKKGKKGKGKGTPIVDGLAPEDMSKEQVEEHIGRIREELDREREERNYFQLERDKIHTFWEITRRQLEEKKAELRNKDREMEEAEERHQVEIKVYKQKVKHLLYEHQSSLTEMKAEGTVVMKLAQKEHRAQEGTLRRDMRALKVELKEQELANEVMVKNLRLKHTEEITKMRNDFERQVRAPGVLLSCSGCCCLSEIEAKYDKKMKMLRDELDLRRKTEIHEVEERKNGQITTLMQRHEEAFTDIKNYYNDITLNNLALINSLKEQMEDMRKKEEHLEKEMTEVAMQNRRLADPLQKAREEMSDMQKKLSGYERDKQMLVCTKARLKVTEKELKSLRWEHEVLEQRFIKVQQERDDLYQKFTSAILEVQQKAGFRNLVLERKVQALVAAVEKKEVQFNEVLAASNLDPAALTLVSRKLEDVLESKNSAIKDLQYELARVCKAHNDLLRTYEAKLLAFGVPLDNVGFKPLETAVIGQTLGQGPAGLVGTPT, from the exons GCGcccaaaaagaaagggaagaaaggcaAAGGCAAAGGCACTCCGATTGTTGATGGGCTGGCTCCGGAGGACATGAGCAAGGAGCAG GTGGAGGAGCACATCGGCCGCATCCGGGAGGAGCTGGACCGTGAACGAGAGGAGCGCAACTACTTCCAGCTGGAGCGTGACAAGATCCACACTTTCTGGGAGATCACTCGGAGGCAGCTGGAGGAGAAGAAGGCCGAGCTGCGGAACAAGGACCGGGAGATGGAGGAGGCCGAGGAGAGGCACCAGGTGGAGATTAAG GTCTACAAGCAGAAGGTGAAGCACCTGCTGTACGAGCATCAGAGCAGCCTGACGGAGATGAAGGCGGAGGGCACCGTGGTCATGAAGCTGGCGCAGAAGGAGCACCGTGCACAGGAGGGGACGCTGCGCCGGGACATGCGGGCACTGAAGGTGGAGCTGAAGGAGCAGGAGCTGGCCAACGAGGTGATGGTGAAGAACCTGAGGCTG AAACACACCGAGGAGATCACCAAGATGCGCAACGACTTTGAGAGGCAGGTGCGAG CACCAGGGGTTCTGCTCAGCTGCTCCGGGTGCTGCTGCCTTTCAGAAATCGAGGCCAAGTACGACAAGAAGATGAAGATGCTTCGGGACGAGCTCGACCTGCGCAGGAAGACAGAGATCCATGAGGTGGAGGAGAGGAAGAACGGCCAGATCACCACGCTGATGCAGCGGCACGAGGAGGCCTTCACCGACATCAAGAACTACTACAACGACATCACCCTCAACAACCTGGCTCTCATCAACTCCCTCAAG GAGCAGATGGAGGACATGCGGAAGAAGGAGGAgcacctggagaaggagatgacggAGGTGGCCATGCAGAACCGGCGCCTGGCGGACCCCTTGCAGAAGGCTCGGGAGGAGATGAGTGACATGCAGAAGAAGCTCAGCGGCTATGAGAGGGACAAGCAGATGCTGGTG TGTACAAAAGCCCGTCTGAAAGTCACCGAGAAGGAGCTGAAGAGCCTGAGGTGGGAGCACGAGGTGCTGGAGCAGCGATTCATCAAG GTGCAGCAGGAGCGGGACGACCTGTACCAGAAGTTCACCTCGGCCATCCTGGAGGTGCAGCAGAAGGCGGGTTTCAGGAACCTCGTCCTGGAGCGCAAGGTGCAGGCGCTGGTTGCCGCCGTGGAGAAGAAGGAGGTGCAGTTCAATGAGGTGCTAGCGGCCTCCAACCTGGACCCCGCGGCCCTGACCCTCGTGTCCCGCAAGCTGGAG GACGTTCTGGAATCGAAGAACAGCGCCATCAAGGACCTGCAGTACGAGCTGGCCCGGGTCTGCAAG GCCCACAATGACTTGCTGCGCACCTATGAGGCGAAGCTGCTGGCCTTCGGAGTTCCCCTGGACAACGTGGGTTTCAAGCCCCTGGAGACCGCTGTGATCGGGCAGACGCTGGGACAGGGCCCCGCAGGACTTGTGGGCACTCCAACGTAG
- the GAS8 gene encoding dynein regulatory complex subunit 4 isoform X1: MVLETSRGTLQSLPGDGASWEGRALWFVGPDRRETTTMAPKKKGKKGKGKGTPIVDGLAPEDMSKEQVEEHIGRIREELDREREERNYFQLERDKIHTFWEITRRQLEEKKAELRNKDREMEEAEERHQVEIKVYKQKVKHLLYEHQSSLTEMKAEGTVVMKLAQKEHRAQEGTLRRDMRALKVELKEQELANEVMVKNLRLKHTEEITKMRNDFERQVRAPGVLLSCSGCCCLSEIEAKYDKKMKMLRDELDLRRKTEIHEVEERKNGQITTLMQRHEEAFTDIKNYYNDITLNNLALINSLKEQMEDMRKKEEHLEKEMTEVAMQNRRLADPLQKAREEMSDMQKKLSGYERDKQMLVCTKARLKVTEKELKSLRWEHEVLEQRFIKVQQERDDLYQKFTSAILEVQQKAGFRNLVLERKVQALVAAVEKKEVQFNEVLAASNLDPAALTLVSRKLEVGLKGCARGFIPPGQTLSQPRGGAVAASWPESPGPCAPWTPSSSVFKVSPAPPWPFNPPSPSPLPAPAWSLSRGRSLHPPGP; the protein is encoded by the exons GCGcccaaaaagaaagggaagaaaggcaAAGGCAAAGGCACTCCGATTGTTGATGGGCTGGCTCCGGAGGACATGAGCAAGGAGCAG GTGGAGGAGCACATCGGCCGCATCCGGGAGGAGCTGGACCGTGAACGAGAGGAGCGCAACTACTTCCAGCTGGAGCGTGACAAGATCCACACTTTCTGGGAGATCACTCGGAGGCAGCTGGAGGAGAAGAAGGCCGAGCTGCGGAACAAGGACCGGGAGATGGAGGAGGCCGAGGAGAGGCACCAGGTGGAGATTAAG GTCTACAAGCAGAAGGTGAAGCACCTGCTGTACGAGCATCAGAGCAGCCTGACGGAGATGAAGGCGGAGGGCACCGTGGTCATGAAGCTGGCGCAGAAGGAGCACCGTGCACAGGAGGGGACGCTGCGCCGGGACATGCGGGCACTGAAGGTGGAGCTGAAGGAGCAGGAGCTGGCCAACGAGGTGATGGTGAAGAACCTGAGGCTG AAACACACCGAGGAGATCACCAAGATGCGCAACGACTTTGAGAGGCAGGTGCGAG CACCAGGGGTTCTGCTCAGCTGCTCCGGGTGCTGCTGCCTTTCAGAAATCGAGGCCAAGTACGACAAGAAGATGAAGATGCTTCGGGACGAGCTCGACCTGCGCAGGAAGACAGAGATCCATGAGGTGGAGGAGAGGAAGAACGGCCAGATCACCACGCTGATGCAGCGGCACGAGGAGGCCTTCACCGACATCAAGAACTACTACAACGACATCACCCTCAACAACCTGGCTCTCATCAACTCCCTCAAG GAGCAGATGGAGGACATGCGGAAGAAGGAGGAgcacctggagaaggagatgacggAGGTGGCCATGCAGAACCGGCGCCTGGCGGACCCCTTGCAGAAGGCTCGGGAGGAGATGAGTGACATGCAGAAGAAGCTCAGCGGCTATGAGAGGGACAAGCAGATGCTGGTG TGTACAAAAGCCCGTCTGAAAGTCACCGAGAAGGAGCTGAAGAGCCTGAGGTGGGAGCACGAGGTGCTGGAGCAGCGATTCATCAAG GTGCAGCAGGAGCGGGACGACCTGTACCAGAAGTTCACCTCGGCCATCCTGGAGGTGCAGCAGAAGGCGGGTTTCAGGAACCTCGTCCTGGAGCGCAAGGTGCAGGCGCTGGTTGCCGCCGTGGAGAAGAAGGAGGTGCAGTTCAATGAGGTGCTAGCGGCCTCCAACCTGGACCCCGCGGCCCTGACCCTCGTGTCCCGCAAGCTGGAGGTAGGCCTCAAGGGCTGTGCTCGGGGCTTCATCCCTCCAGGGCAGACCCTCAGTCAGCCTCGGGGAGGGGCGGTCGCGGCTTCCTGGCCAGAGAGCCCAGGTCCGTGTGCGCCGTGGACTCCCAGCTCCAGTGTCTTCAAggtctccccagcccctccttggCCTTTTAACCCTCCTAGCCCGAGTCCACTGCCCGCTCCAGCTTGGTCTCTTAGCCGAGGCCGCAGCCTCCATCCGCCTGGACCCTAA
- the GAS8 gene encoding dynein regulatory complex subunit 4 isoform X4, with amino-acid sequence MVLETSRGTLQSLPGDGASWEGRALWFVGPDRRETTTMAPKKKGKKGKGKGTPIVDGLAPEDMSKEQVEEHIGRIREELDREREERNYFQLERDKIHTFWEITRRQLEEKKAELRNKDREMEEAEERHQVEIKVYKQKVKHLLYEHQSSLTEMKAEGTVVMKLAQKEHRAQEGTLRRDMRALKVELKEQELANEVMVKNLRLKHTEEITKMRNDFERQVREIEAKYDKKMKMLRDELDLRRKTEIHEVEERKNGQITTLMQRHEEAFTDIKNYYNDITLNNLALINSLKEQMEDMRKKEEHLEKEMTEVAMQNRRLADPLQKAREEMSDMQKKLSGYERDKQMLVCTKARLKVTEKELKSLRWEHEVLEQRFIKVQQERDDLYQKFTSAILEVQQKAGFRNLVLERKVQALVAAVEKKEVQFNEVLAASNLDPAALTLVSRKLEDVLESKNSAIKDLQYELARVCKAHNDLLRTYEAKLLAFGVPLDNVGFKPLETAVIGQTLGQGPAGLVGTPT; translated from the exons GCGcccaaaaagaaagggaagaaaggcaAAGGCAAAGGCACTCCGATTGTTGATGGGCTGGCTCCGGAGGACATGAGCAAGGAGCAG GTGGAGGAGCACATCGGCCGCATCCGGGAGGAGCTGGACCGTGAACGAGAGGAGCGCAACTACTTCCAGCTGGAGCGTGACAAGATCCACACTTTCTGGGAGATCACTCGGAGGCAGCTGGAGGAGAAGAAGGCCGAGCTGCGGAACAAGGACCGGGAGATGGAGGAGGCCGAGGAGAGGCACCAGGTGGAGATTAAG GTCTACAAGCAGAAGGTGAAGCACCTGCTGTACGAGCATCAGAGCAGCCTGACGGAGATGAAGGCGGAGGGCACCGTGGTCATGAAGCTGGCGCAGAAGGAGCACCGTGCACAGGAGGGGACGCTGCGCCGGGACATGCGGGCACTGAAGGTGGAGCTGAAGGAGCAGGAGCTGGCCAACGAGGTGATGGTGAAGAACCTGAGGCTG AAACACACCGAGGAGATCACCAAGATGCGCAACGACTTTGAGAGGCAGGTGCGAG AAATCGAGGCCAAGTACGACAAGAAGATGAAGATGCTTCGGGACGAGCTCGACCTGCGCAGGAAGACAGAGATCCATGAGGTGGAGGAGAGGAAGAACGGCCAGATCACCACGCTGATGCAGCGGCACGAGGAGGCCTTCACCGACATCAAGAACTACTACAACGACATCACCCTCAACAACCTGGCTCTCATCAACTCCCTCAAG GAGCAGATGGAGGACATGCGGAAGAAGGAGGAgcacctggagaaggagatgacggAGGTGGCCATGCAGAACCGGCGCCTGGCGGACCCCTTGCAGAAGGCTCGGGAGGAGATGAGTGACATGCAGAAGAAGCTCAGCGGCTATGAGAGGGACAAGCAGATGCTGGTG TGTACAAAAGCCCGTCTGAAAGTCACCGAGAAGGAGCTGAAGAGCCTGAGGTGGGAGCACGAGGTGCTGGAGCAGCGATTCATCAAG GTGCAGCAGGAGCGGGACGACCTGTACCAGAAGTTCACCTCGGCCATCCTGGAGGTGCAGCAGAAGGCGGGTTTCAGGAACCTCGTCCTGGAGCGCAAGGTGCAGGCGCTGGTTGCCGCCGTGGAGAAGAAGGAGGTGCAGTTCAATGAGGTGCTAGCGGCCTCCAACCTGGACCCCGCGGCCCTGACCCTCGTGTCCCGCAAGCTGGAG GACGTTCTGGAATCGAAGAACAGCGCCATCAAGGACCTGCAGTACGAGCTGGCCCGGGTCTGCAAG GCCCACAATGACTTGCTGCGCACCTATGAGGCGAAGCTGCTGGCCTTCGGAGTTCCCCTGGACAACGTGGGTTTCAAGCCCCTGGAGACCGCTGTGATCGGGCAGACGCTGGGACAGGGCCCCGCAGGACTTGTGGGCACTCCAACGTAG
- the GAS8 gene encoding dynein regulatory complex subunit 4 isoform X3 translates to MVLETSRGTLQSLPGDGASWEGRALWFVGPDRRETTTMAPKKKGKKGKGKGTPIVDGLAPEDMSKEQVEEHIGRIREELDREREERNYFQLERDKIHTFWEITRRQLEEKKAELRNKDREMEEAEERHQVEIKVYKQKVKHLLYEHQSSLTEMKAEGTVVMKLAQKEHRAQEGTLRRDMRALKVELKEQELANEVMVKNLRLKHTEEITKMRNDFERQVREIEAKYDKKMKMLRDELDLRRKTEIHEVEERKNGQITTLMQRHEEAFTDIKNYYNDITLNNLALINSLKEQMEDMRKKEEHLEKEMTEVAMQNRRLADPLQKAREEMSDMQKKLSGYERDKQMLVCTKARLKVTEKELKSLRWEHEVLEQRFIKVQQERDDLYQKFTSAILEVQQKAGFRNLVLERKVQALVAAVEKKEVQFNEVLAASNLDPAALTLVSRKLEVGLKGCARGFIPPGQTLSQPRGGAVAASWPESPGPCAPWTPSSSVFKVSPAPPWPFNPPSPSPLPAPAWSLSRGRSLHPPGP, encoded by the exons GCGcccaaaaagaaagggaagaaaggcaAAGGCAAAGGCACTCCGATTGTTGATGGGCTGGCTCCGGAGGACATGAGCAAGGAGCAG GTGGAGGAGCACATCGGCCGCATCCGGGAGGAGCTGGACCGTGAACGAGAGGAGCGCAACTACTTCCAGCTGGAGCGTGACAAGATCCACACTTTCTGGGAGATCACTCGGAGGCAGCTGGAGGAGAAGAAGGCCGAGCTGCGGAACAAGGACCGGGAGATGGAGGAGGCCGAGGAGAGGCACCAGGTGGAGATTAAG GTCTACAAGCAGAAGGTGAAGCACCTGCTGTACGAGCATCAGAGCAGCCTGACGGAGATGAAGGCGGAGGGCACCGTGGTCATGAAGCTGGCGCAGAAGGAGCACCGTGCACAGGAGGGGACGCTGCGCCGGGACATGCGGGCACTGAAGGTGGAGCTGAAGGAGCAGGAGCTGGCCAACGAGGTGATGGTGAAGAACCTGAGGCTG AAACACACCGAGGAGATCACCAAGATGCGCAACGACTTTGAGAGGCAGGTGCGAG AAATCGAGGCCAAGTACGACAAGAAGATGAAGATGCTTCGGGACGAGCTCGACCTGCGCAGGAAGACAGAGATCCATGAGGTGGAGGAGAGGAAGAACGGCCAGATCACCACGCTGATGCAGCGGCACGAGGAGGCCTTCACCGACATCAAGAACTACTACAACGACATCACCCTCAACAACCTGGCTCTCATCAACTCCCTCAAG GAGCAGATGGAGGACATGCGGAAGAAGGAGGAgcacctggagaaggagatgacggAGGTGGCCATGCAGAACCGGCGCCTGGCGGACCCCTTGCAGAAGGCTCGGGAGGAGATGAGTGACATGCAGAAGAAGCTCAGCGGCTATGAGAGGGACAAGCAGATGCTGGTG TGTACAAAAGCCCGTCTGAAAGTCACCGAGAAGGAGCTGAAGAGCCTGAGGTGGGAGCACGAGGTGCTGGAGCAGCGATTCATCAAG GTGCAGCAGGAGCGGGACGACCTGTACCAGAAGTTCACCTCGGCCATCCTGGAGGTGCAGCAGAAGGCGGGTTTCAGGAACCTCGTCCTGGAGCGCAAGGTGCAGGCGCTGGTTGCCGCCGTGGAGAAGAAGGAGGTGCAGTTCAATGAGGTGCTAGCGGCCTCCAACCTGGACCCCGCGGCCCTGACCCTCGTGTCCCGCAAGCTGGAGGTAGGCCTCAAGGGCTGTGCTCGGGGCTTCATCCCTCCAGGGCAGACCCTCAGTCAGCCTCGGGGAGGGGCGGTCGCGGCTTCCTGGCCAGAGAGCCCAGGTCCGTGTGCGCCGTGGACTCCCAGCTCCAGTGTCTTCAAggtctccccagcccctccttggCCTTTTAACCCTCCTAGCCCGAGTCCACTGCCCGCTCCAGCTTGGTCTCTTAGCCGAGGCCGCAGCCTCCATCCGCCTGGACCCTAA
- the GAS8 gene encoding dynein regulatory complex subunit 4 isoform X5: MSKEQVEEHIGRIREELDREREERNYFQLERDKIHTFWEITRRQLEEKKAELRNKDREMEEAEERHQVEIKVYKQKVKHLLYEHQSSLTEMKAEGTVVMKLAQKEHRAQEGTLRRDMRALKVELKEQELANEVMVKNLRLKHTEEITKMRNDFERQVRAPGVLLSCSGCCCLSEIEAKYDKKMKMLRDELDLRRKTEIHEVEERKNGQITTLMQRHEEAFTDIKNYYNDITLNNLALINSLKEQMEDMRKKEEHLEKEMTEVAMQNRRLADPLQKAREEMSDMQKKLSGYERDKQMLVCTKARLKVTEKELKSLRWEHEVLEQRFIKVQQERDDLYQKFTSAILEVQQKAGFRNLVLERKVQALVAAVEKKEVQFNEVLAASNLDPAALTLVSRKLEVGLKGCARGFIPPGQTLSQPRGGAVAASWPESPGPCAPWTPSSSVFKVSPAPPWPFNPPSPSPLPAPAWSLSRGRSLHPPGP; the protein is encoded by the exons ATGAGCAAGGAGCAG GTGGAGGAGCACATCGGCCGCATCCGGGAGGAGCTGGACCGTGAACGAGAGGAGCGCAACTACTTCCAGCTGGAGCGTGACAAGATCCACACTTTCTGGGAGATCACTCGGAGGCAGCTGGAGGAGAAGAAGGCCGAGCTGCGGAACAAGGACCGGGAGATGGAGGAGGCCGAGGAGAGGCACCAGGTGGAGATTAAG GTCTACAAGCAGAAGGTGAAGCACCTGCTGTACGAGCATCAGAGCAGCCTGACGGAGATGAAGGCGGAGGGCACCGTGGTCATGAAGCTGGCGCAGAAGGAGCACCGTGCACAGGAGGGGACGCTGCGCCGGGACATGCGGGCACTGAAGGTGGAGCTGAAGGAGCAGGAGCTGGCCAACGAGGTGATGGTGAAGAACCTGAGGCTG AAACACACCGAGGAGATCACCAAGATGCGCAACGACTTTGAGAGGCAGGTGCGAG CACCAGGGGTTCTGCTCAGCTGCTCCGGGTGCTGCTGCCTTTCAGAAATCGAGGCCAAGTACGACAAGAAGATGAAGATGCTTCGGGACGAGCTCGACCTGCGCAGGAAGACAGAGATCCATGAGGTGGAGGAGAGGAAGAACGGCCAGATCACCACGCTGATGCAGCGGCACGAGGAGGCCTTCACCGACATCAAGAACTACTACAACGACATCACCCTCAACAACCTGGCTCTCATCAACTCCCTCAAG GAGCAGATGGAGGACATGCGGAAGAAGGAGGAgcacctggagaaggagatgacggAGGTGGCCATGCAGAACCGGCGCCTGGCGGACCCCTTGCAGAAGGCTCGGGAGGAGATGAGTGACATGCAGAAGAAGCTCAGCGGCTATGAGAGGGACAAGCAGATGCTGGTG TGTACAAAAGCCCGTCTGAAAGTCACCGAGAAGGAGCTGAAGAGCCTGAGGTGGGAGCACGAGGTGCTGGAGCAGCGATTCATCAAG GTGCAGCAGGAGCGGGACGACCTGTACCAGAAGTTCACCTCGGCCATCCTGGAGGTGCAGCAGAAGGCGGGTTTCAGGAACCTCGTCCTGGAGCGCAAGGTGCAGGCGCTGGTTGCCGCCGTGGAGAAGAAGGAGGTGCAGTTCAATGAGGTGCTAGCGGCCTCCAACCTGGACCCCGCGGCCCTGACCCTCGTGTCCCGCAAGCTGGAGGTAGGCCTCAAGGGCTGTGCTCGGGGCTTCATCCCTCCAGGGCAGACCCTCAGTCAGCCTCGGGGAGGGGCGGTCGCGGCTTCCTGGCCAGAGAGCCCAGGTCCGTGTGCGCCGTGGACTCCCAGCTCCAGTGTCTTCAAggtctccccagcccctccttggCCTTTTAACCCTCCTAGCCCGAGTCCACTGCCCGCTCCAGCTTGGTCTCTTAGCCGAGGCCGCAGCCTCCATCCGCCTGGACCCTAA
- the LOC102400019 gene encoding 5-hydroxyisourate hydrolase isoform X4 gives MSSGAAQRLQTLQRHVGSREGRGMEPGSSPLTTHVLDTASGLPAQGLYLRLSRLEDCGQQWTELKKSCTDRDGRCPGLLPPGQMKAGTYKLSFDTKGYWQKRGQESFYPYVEVVFTITNETHKFHVPLLLSPWSYTTYRGS, from the exons ATGAGCTCTGGGGCCGCCCAGCGGCTGCAGACACTCCAGCGACACGTGGGCTCTCGGGAG GGCAGAGGCATGGAGCCGGGCAGCAGCCCACTGACCACACACGTGCTGGACACTGCCTCAGGGCTCCCGGCCCAAGGCCTCTACCTCCGTCTGTCCAGGCTCGAGGATTGTGGCCAGCAGTGGACCGAGCTGAAGAAAAG TTGCACAGATCGTGACGGCCGCTGCCCTGGGCTCCTACCTCCAGGCCAGATGAAGGCGGGCACCTACAAGCTGTCCTTTGACACCAAGGGCTACTGGCAGAAGAGGGGCCAGGAAAGCTTCTACCCATACGTGGAG GTCGTTTTCACCATCACAAACGAGACCCACAAGTTCCACGTGCCACTGCTGCTGAGCCCGTGGTCTTACACCACATACCGAGGGAGCTAG
- the LOC102400019 gene encoding 5-hydroxyisourate hydrolase isoform X1: MAVWCDLWPPRPPVPRSADMSSGAAQRLQTLQRHVGSREVGGQTWEGRGMEPGSSPLTTHVLDTASGLPAQGLYLRLSRLEDCGQQWTELKKSCTDRDGRCPGLLPPGQMKAGTYKLSFDTKGYWQKRGQESFYPYVEVVFTITNETHKFHVPLLLSPWSYTTYRGS, encoded by the exons ATGGCGGTGTGGTGTGACCTCTGGCCTCCTCGCCCGCCAGTCCCCAGGTCAGCCGACATGAGCTCTGGGGCCGCCCAGCGGCTGCAGACACTCCAGCGACACGTGGGCTCTCGGGAGGTAGGGGGACAGACCTGGGAG GGCAGAGGCATGGAGCCGGGCAGCAGCCCACTGACCACACACGTGCTGGACACTGCCTCAGGGCTCCCGGCCCAAGGCCTCTACCTCCGTCTGTCCAGGCTCGAGGATTGTGGCCAGCAGTGGACCGAGCTGAAGAAAAG TTGCACAGATCGTGACGGCCGCTGCCCTGGGCTCCTACCTCCAGGCCAGATGAAGGCGGGCACCTACAAGCTGTCCTTTGACACCAAGGGCTACTGGCAGAAGAGGGGCCAGGAAAGCTTCTACCCATACGTGGAG GTCGTTTTCACCATCACAAACGAGACCCACAAGTTCCACGTGCCACTGCTGCTGAGCCCGTGGTCTTACACCACATACCGAGGGAGCTAG
- the LOC102400019 gene encoding 5-hydroxyisourate hydrolase isoform X3, giving the protein MSSGAAQRLQTLQRHVGSREVGGQTWEGRGMEPGSSPLTTHVLDTASGLPAQGLYLRLSRLEDCGQQWTELKKSCTDRDGRCPGLLPPGQMKAGTYKLSFDTKGYWQKRGQESFYPYVEVVFTITNETHKFHVPLLLSPWSYTTYRGS; this is encoded by the exons ATGAGCTCTGGGGCCGCCCAGCGGCTGCAGACACTCCAGCGACACGTGGGCTCTCGGGAGGTAGGGGGACAGACCTGGGAG GGCAGAGGCATGGAGCCGGGCAGCAGCCCACTGACCACACACGTGCTGGACACTGCCTCAGGGCTCCCGGCCCAAGGCCTCTACCTCCGTCTGTCCAGGCTCGAGGATTGTGGCCAGCAGTGGACCGAGCTGAAGAAAAG TTGCACAGATCGTGACGGCCGCTGCCCTGGGCTCCTACCTCCAGGCCAGATGAAGGCGGGCACCTACAAGCTGTCCTTTGACACCAAGGGCTACTGGCAGAAGAGGGGCCAGGAAAGCTTCTACCCATACGTGGAG GTCGTTTTCACCATCACAAACGAGACCCACAAGTTCCACGTGCCACTGCTGCTGAGCCCGTGGTCTTACACCACATACCGAGGGAGCTAG
- the LOC102400019 gene encoding 5-hydroxyisourate hydrolase isoform X2, with product MAVWCDLWPPRPPVPRSADMSSGAAQRLQTLQRHVGSREGRGMEPGSSPLTTHVLDTASGLPAQGLYLRLSRLEDCGQQWTELKKSCTDRDGRCPGLLPPGQMKAGTYKLSFDTKGYWQKRGQESFYPYVEVVFTITNETHKFHVPLLLSPWSYTTYRGS from the exons ATGGCGGTGTGGTGTGACCTCTGGCCTCCTCGCCCGCCAGTCCCCAGGTCAGCCGACATGAGCTCTGGGGCCGCCCAGCGGCTGCAGACACTCCAGCGACACGTGGGCTCTCGGGAG GGCAGAGGCATGGAGCCGGGCAGCAGCCCACTGACCACACACGTGCTGGACACTGCCTCAGGGCTCCCGGCCCAAGGCCTCTACCTCCGTCTGTCCAGGCTCGAGGATTGTGGCCAGCAGTGGACCGAGCTGAAGAAAAG TTGCACAGATCGTGACGGCCGCTGCCCTGGGCTCCTACCTCCAGGCCAGATGAAGGCGGGCACCTACAAGCTGTCCTTTGACACCAAGGGCTACTGGCAGAAGAGGGGCCAGGAAAGCTTCTACCCATACGTGGAG GTCGTTTTCACCATCACAAACGAGACCCACAAGTTCCACGTGCCACTGCTGCTGAGCCCGTGGTCTTACACCACATACCGAGGGAGCTAG